The Micromonospora sp. M71_S20 genome has a window encoding:
- a CDS encoding cellulose binding domain-containing protein, which translates to MLRRPLLHALLAALAAIPLALAAGLASPAPARPAAAAPVRVMPLGDSITGSPGCWRSVLWNRLQSTGHTDVDFVGTLGPQGCGQPHDGDNEGHGGYLVTTVANQNLLPGWLAATRPDIVLMHFGTNDVWSNIPPATILAAYGRLVDQMRASNPAMRVLVAKIIPMAPPTCPECSQRVTALNDAIDGWAAATTTPASPVVVVDQWTGFSTATDTYDGVHPNAAGDQKMADRWYPALAAALGGVTPTPTGSPTPTPTASPTVSPTPTPTGPTAGCAASYRVVSQWQGGFQGEVTVRNSGAAPISGWTVRFAFADGQRVSQSWNTRLTQDGAEVTARHVDWNGALAPTAQATFGLLGSTTGGAAAGTVTCTAT; encoded by the coding sequence ATGCTCCGAAGGCCCCTGCTCCACGCCCTGCTCGCCGCGCTGGCGGCGATCCCCCTCGCCCTCGCCGCCGGGCTCGCCTCCCCCGCTCCCGCCCGGCCGGCGGCCGCCGCGCCGGTGCGGGTGATGCCGCTGGGCGACTCGATCACCGGCTCCCCCGGCTGCTGGCGCTCCGTGCTCTGGAACCGTCTCCAGTCCACCGGCCACACCGACGTCGACTTCGTCGGGACGCTCGGCCCGCAGGGCTGCGGCCAGCCCCACGACGGCGACAACGAGGGACACGGCGGCTACCTGGTGACCACCGTGGCCAACCAGAATTTGCTGCCGGGCTGGCTCGCCGCCACCCGGCCCGACATCGTCCTGATGCACTTCGGCACCAACGACGTGTGGAGCAACATCCCGCCCGCCACGATCCTCGCCGCGTACGGCAGGCTGGTGGACCAGATGCGGGCCAGCAACCCGGCGATGAGGGTCCTCGTCGCGAAGATCATTCCCATGGCGCCGCCCACGTGCCCGGAGTGCAGCCAGCGGGTGACGGCCCTCAACGACGCGATCGACGGCTGGGCGGCGGCGACCACCACCCCCGCCTCGCCGGTGGTGGTGGTCGACCAGTGGACCGGGTTCAGCACGGCCACCGACACCTACGACGGCGTACACCCGAACGCGGCCGGCGACCAGAAGATGGCCGACCGCTGGTACCCGGCCCTGGCCGCGGCGCTGGGCGGCGTCACCCCGACGCCCACCGGCAGCCCGACGCCGACGCCCACCGCGAGTCCCACCGTCAGCCCCACGCCGACGCCCACCGGCCCGACCGCCGGCTGTGCGGCGAGCTACCGCGTGGTCAGCCAGTGGCAGGGCGGCTTCCAGGGCGAGGTGACGGTACGCAACTCCGGCGCCGCGCCGATCTCCGGATGGACGGTCCGCTTCGCGTTCGCCGACGGCCAGCGGGTCAGCCAGTCCTGGAACACCCGGTTGACGCAGGACGGAGCCGAGGTCACCGCCCGGCACGTGGACTGGAACGGCGCACTCGCCCCCACCGCGCAGGCCACCTTCGGCCTCCTCGGCAGCACCACCGGGGGCGCCGCGGCGGGGACGGTGACCTGCACGGCCACCTGA
- a CDS encoding S8 family peptidase: protein MTLPRTHRRTLAAAASVFASAAMVTTMIGAPAAASATGEILSAGGATAVADSYIVVLKDTSVGGRAGTRQGEVKSTAGSLAARFGGSVGHVYGDALNGFEVKLSERAAKRLAAHPAVDYVEQNHTVSMTATQNNPPWGLDRIDQRNLPLSRTYTYNSTGSGVTAYIIDTGIRTTHVDFAGQAVDGYDAIDNALPAADCNGHGTHVAGTVGGNTYGVAKDVRLVAVRVLNCQGSGTWAQVIAGINWVTSNHQAGQPAVANMSLGGSTNASLNTAVANSIADGITYAVASGNSNANACNFSPASVPTALTVNASQSNDARASFSNWGTCTDLFAPGVGVLSAWSTSDTATSSISGTSMASPHVAGAAARVLSVNPSWTPAQVHSYIVSQATPNVITSPGTGSPNRLLYLAPTF from the coding sequence ATGACACTCCCTCGCACTCATCGGCGAACCCTCGCCGCTGCGGCCAGCGTGTTCGCCAGCGCCGCCATGGTCACCACCATGATCGGCGCGCCGGCGGCGGCCTCGGCCACCGGCGAGATCCTCAGCGCCGGTGGCGCGACCGCCGTGGCCGACAGCTACATCGTGGTACTCAAGGACACCAGCGTCGGCGGTCGCGCCGGCACCCGGCAGGGCGAGGTGAAGAGCACGGCGGGCTCCCTCGCCGCCCGCTTCGGCGGCAGCGTCGGCCACGTCTACGGTGACGCGCTCAACGGCTTCGAGGTGAAGCTGTCCGAGCGGGCCGCCAAGCGCCTCGCGGCGCACCCCGCCGTCGACTACGTCGAGCAGAACCACACCGTGTCGATGACGGCCACCCAGAACAACCCGCCGTGGGGCCTGGACCGCATCGACCAGCGGAACCTCCCGCTGAGCCGCACCTACACCTACAACAGCACCGGCTCCGGCGTGACGGCGTACATCATCGACACCGGCATCCGGACCACCCACGTGGACTTCGCCGGTCAGGCCGTCGACGGCTACGACGCGATCGACAACGCGCTGCCGGCCGCCGACTGCAACGGCCATGGCACCCACGTCGCGGGCACCGTCGGCGGCAACACCTACGGCGTGGCGAAGGACGTCCGGCTGGTGGCCGTCCGCGTGCTGAACTGCCAGGGCAGCGGCACCTGGGCGCAGGTCATCGCCGGCATCAACTGGGTGACCTCGAACCACCAGGCGGGCCAGCCGGCGGTGGCGAACATGAGCCTGGGCGGCTCCACCAACGCCTCCCTGAACACCGCGGTGGCGAACTCGATCGCCGACGGCATCACCTACGCGGTGGCCTCCGGCAACTCGAACGCCAACGCCTGCAACTTCTCGCCGGCCTCCGTGCCGACGGCGCTGACCGTCAACGCGTCGCAGAGCAACGACGCCCGGGCGTCGTTCTCCAACTGGGGCACCTGCACCGACCTGTTCGCGCCCGGCGTGGGCGTGCTGTCGGCCTGGTCCACCAGCGACACCGCCACCTCGTCCATCAGCGGCACGTCGATGGCCTCGCCGCACGTCGCGGGGGCGGCCGCCCGGGTGCTCAGCGTCAACCCGAGCTGGACGCCCGCCCAGGTCCACTCGTACATCGTCAGCCAGGCCACGCCCAACGTGATCACCAGCCCCGGCACCGGCTCGCCGAACCGGCTGCTCTACCTGGCCCCCACCTTCTGA
- a CDS encoding cellulase family glycosylhydrolase — protein MKLLPRLSRRTLVMAGAVGALTVAASAAVPAADAQAATGCAVTYTTSSWSGGFTANITIKNLGDAVDGWTLGFAFPDPGQQIGQGWSATWSQAGTAVTARSVSWNGALATGASTSIGFNGTWSAANPAPAAFTLNGTACTGATTPTTPPVPTTPPPTTPPPTTPPPTTPPPGGQTPVAINGQLRVCGVNLCNQYGRPIQLRGMSTHGIQWFARCYNDASLDALADDWRADLLRIAMYVQEDGYETDPAGFTNRVNALVDEAEQRGMYALIDFHTLTPGDPMHNLDRAKTFFAAVSARNATKKNVIYEIANEPNGVSWATIKSYAEQVIPVIRANDPDAVVVVGTRGWSSLGVSDGSNANEIINNPVNATNVMYTFHFYAASHRDNYRAEVERAAARLPLFVTEFGTVDYTGDGGVDVASSNAWLDLLDRLKISYANWTYSDKAEGSAALRPGTCAGSTYTGPGVLTESGALMRERIRTPDNFPTA, from the coding sequence ATGAAGCTCCTACCGCGCCTGTCCCGGCGCACCCTGGTCATGGCCGGCGCGGTCGGCGCGCTGACCGTCGCGGCGTCGGCCGCCGTCCCGGCCGCCGACGCCCAGGCCGCCACCGGCTGCGCCGTCACCTACACCACCAGCAGCTGGTCCGGTGGCTTCACCGCCAACATCACGATCAAGAACCTGGGCGACGCGGTCGACGGGTGGACGCTCGGCTTCGCCTTCCCCGACCCCGGCCAGCAGATCGGCCAGGGCTGGTCGGCGACCTGGAGCCAGGCCGGCACCGCCGTCACCGCGCGCAGTGTGAGCTGGAACGGCGCGCTGGCGACCGGCGCGTCGACAAGCATCGGGTTCAACGGCACGTGGAGCGCCGCAAACCCCGCGCCGGCGGCGTTCACCCTCAACGGCACCGCCTGCACCGGCGCGACCACGCCGACCACCCCGCCGGTCCCCACCACGCCGCCGCCCACGACCCCGCCACCGACGACCCCGCCGCCCACGACCCCGCCGCCGGGCGGTCAGACCCCGGTCGCGATCAACGGCCAGCTACGGGTGTGCGGGGTCAACCTGTGCAACCAGTACGGCCGGCCGATCCAGCTGCGGGGCATGAGCACCCACGGCATCCAGTGGTTCGCCCGCTGCTACAACGACGCCTCGCTCGACGCGCTGGCCGACGACTGGCGGGCCGACCTGCTGCGGATCGCCATGTACGTCCAGGAGGACGGCTACGAGACCGACCCGGCCGGCTTCACCAACCGGGTCAACGCCCTGGTCGACGAGGCCGAGCAGCGGGGCATGTACGCGCTGATCGACTTCCACACCCTGACGCCGGGCGACCCGATGCACAACCTCGACCGGGCCAAGACCTTCTTCGCCGCCGTCTCCGCCCGCAACGCCACCAAGAAGAACGTCATCTACGAGATCGCCAACGAGCCCAACGGCGTCAGCTGGGCGACCATCAAGAGCTACGCCGAGCAGGTCATCCCGGTGATCCGCGCCAACGACCCGGACGCGGTGGTCGTGGTCGGCACCCGCGGCTGGTCCTCGCTGGGCGTCTCCGACGGCTCCAACGCCAACGAGATCATCAACAACCCGGTGAACGCCACCAACGTCATGTACACGTTCCACTTCTACGCCGCGTCCCACCGGGACAACTACCGGGCCGAGGTGGAGCGGGCCGCAGCCCGGCTGCCGCTGTTCGTCACCGAGTTCGGCACGGTGGACTACACCGGTGACGGTGGGGTCGACGTCGCCAGCAGCAACGCCTGGCTCGACCTGCTGGACCGGCTCAAGATCAGCTATGCGAACTGGACCTACTCGGACAAGGCCGAGGGCAGCGCCGCGCTGCGGCCGGGCACCTGTGCCGGGAGCACCTACACCGGCCCGGGCGTGCTCACCGAGTCGGGCGCCCTGATGCGCGAGCGCATCCGTACGCCGGACAACTTCCCCACCGCCTGA